The Ralstonia sp. RRA DNA segment AATACTGGTTGATGAAGTCCGAGCCCGACGAGGCCAGCATCGACACGCTGCACGCCGAGGGCGCCCTGCCCTGGACCGGCGTGCGCAACTACCAGGCACGCAACTTCATGCGCGACCGCATGCGCATCGGTGATGGCGTGCTGTTCTACCACTCGTCCTGCCCACAGCCGGGTATCGCTGGGCTGGCGGAGGTCTGTTCGACCAGCTACCCCGATCCCACGCAGTTCGACGCCAAAAGCCACTACCACGATCCCGCTTCCAAACCCGAGGCACCGCGCTGGATGCTGGTTGACGTGAAGTTCGTGCGCAAATGCGCCCTCATTGATCTACCCACGCTGCGCGCGCAGGAGCAACTCGCCGACATGACCGTGCTCCAACGCGGCAATCGCCTGTCGATCACGCCGGTCACGCCCGCACAATGGCGTTACATCACCACCAAATTGATGCGTGATCCTGAGTAAATGGCACGCAACGGTTGGGAATTGTTACAAACGTGATGAACGATGCGCGTTGCAGCCAGTCAGACGCATCACATTGCTTTTTTGGGAGAACACAATGAAATCTGTCCTGGCCGCAACCATTCTGGGGACCGCAATGATGACGACTGCTTTCGCACAAGCCGCACCTGAGACGAATCATTCGGGCGTGCTGTCGCTGGATGCACAGGCCGTGACCGAAGTGCCGACCGACACCGTCACCCTGACGCTGGGCGCCGAACAGGAAGGCGCGGACCCGGGCGCGATCTCCACGGCACTTTCGCGCAAGGCCGATGAGGTGATCGCCCAGGCCAAGCGGACGTCCGGCGTGCAGGCAGAAACCGGCGGCTTCAACATCTACCCGAACACCAATCGCGACGGCAAGATCAGCACCTGGCGCGGCCGTGCGGAAGTGCGCATCACGTCGAAGGACTTTGCTGCCGCTTCCAAGCTGGCAGGCCAACTGGCCAACCAGATGCAAGTGCAGAACGTGAACTTCACGCTCTCGCGCGAGGCACGTACGGCGGCTGAGGCCAAGCTGATCGACCAAGCCGTTGCCTCATTCCGCGACAAGGCACTGACAACCACCAAGCTGTTCGGCTACACGAGCTACACGATCCGCGACGTGCACGTGAGCGAAGGCAGCAACAATCCGGGCCCGCGTCCGATGATGCGCATGGCAGCCGCACCGGCTTCGTTCGATTCGGCCCCGGTGCCCATCGAGGGCGGCAAGGCGCAAGTGACGGTGACCGTCTCCGGCGCCGTGCAGATGCTGAAGTAACGCACCTGCCAGCCATCAAAAAAAGCCACCGCTTGCGGTGGCTTTGTCTTTGCGCCGATGCGGCCTCAGGCGTGTGCCTGGGTTTTCGCACCGTTGCCGTTGCTGCCGGCGCGGCCATTACGTCGATATGCCCACGCCAGCATCGCAATCCCTGCCAGGATCATCGGCAGCGACAGCCATTGCCCCATCGACAGATTCGCCGCCAGCAGGCCGAGGAAGTTGTCCGGCTCGCGCGCAAACTCGGCCAGGAAGCGGAACACACCGTAGCCGAGCAGGAAGGCGCCCGACACCGCGCCCATCGGCCGAGGCTTGCGTGCATACAGCCACAGCAGAATGAAGAACAGCACGCCCTCGCCCGCGAACTGGTAGAGCTGCGAGGGATGGCGCGGCAGCATGTGGTACTGGTCGAACACGGCCTGCACGCCGCTGGTGACGGCCTGCTGCGCGTGCGAGAGCAGCCACTCACGGTCTTCGCCCTGCGCCTGCGGGAACATCATCGCCCACGGCAGATTGGGCGAGGCCACGCGGCCCCACAGCTCACCGTTGATGAAGTTGCCCAAGCGCCCCGCAGCGAGTCCGCACGGCACCATCGGCGCGATGAAATCGGTCACCTGCATCCACGAGCGGCCGCGCATGCGGGCATACAGCATCATCGCCACGACCACGCCCAGGAAGCCGCCGTGGAAGGCCATGCCGCCCTCCCACACCTTGAAGATGTCGAGCGGGTGGGC contains these protein-coding regions:
- a CDS encoding SIMPL domain-containing protein (The SIMPL domain is named for its presence in mouse protein SIMPL (signalling molecule that associates with mouse pelle-like kinase). Bacterial member BP26, from Brucella, was shown to assemble into a channel-like structure, while YggE from E. coli has been associated with resistance to oxidative stress.); translation: MKSVLAATILGTAMMTTAFAQAAPETNHSGVLSLDAQAVTEVPTDTVTLTLGAEQEGADPGAISTALSRKADEVIAQAKRTSGVQAETGGFNIYPNTNRDGKISTWRGRAEVRITSKDFAAASKLAGQLANQMQVQNVNFTLSREARTAAEAKLIDQAVASFRDKALTTTKLFGYTSYTIRDVHVSEGSNNPGPRPMMRMAAAPASFDSAPVPIEGGKAQVTVTVSGAVQMLK
- the lgt gene encoding prolipoprotein diacylglyceryl transferase, whose product is MLIHPQFDPVALHLGPLAIRWYGLMYLAAFIMFLWFGRLRTRQPHIAAEGWSGRDLDDMLFYGVLGVILGGRLGYVLFYKADWYFAHPLDIFKVWEGGMAFHGGFLGVVVAMMLYARMRGRSWMQVTDFIAPMVPCGLAAGRLGNFINGELWGRVASPNLPWAMMFPQAQGEDREWLLSHAQQAVTSGVQAVFDQYHMLPRHPSQLYQFAGEGVLFFILLWLYARKPRPMGAVSGAFLLGYGVFRFLAEFAREPDNFLGLLAANLSMGQWLSLPMILAGIAMLAWAYRRNGRAGSNGNGAKTQAHA
- a CDS encoding EVE domain-containing protein; its protein translation is MAAQYWLMKSEPDEASIDTLHAEGALPWTGVRNYQARNFMRDRMRIGDGVLFYHSSCPQPGIAGLAEVCSTSYPDPTQFDAKSHYHDPASKPEAPRWMLVDVKFVRKCALIDLPTLRAQEQLADMTVLQRGNRLSITPVTPAQWRYITTKLMRDPE